In Lathyrus oleraceus cultivar Zhongwan6 chromosome 2, CAAS_Psat_ZW6_1.0, whole genome shotgun sequence, the DNA window GTTTATGGTGCTCCTCGATGAAAATTGTATTTTTTGGTATCGATGGCGTTATGTTAGTATTAGCATGTTCTAGAGCATTGTCCTTTCTTAGTGTAACCTCCTCATTTTCTTGTAATTTGTACTGCTTTGAATTGTGaacttgaaattaaaatttttctTGATGAAAAAATGATGCGGTTTCTAGAGCTTATCATATAGAATCATATAGAAAACCGTAGTCTTTTGTTTTAACAAAAGCCTTAAAAAAAAGACACTTGTAACGTATGCTGTGGAATTTCATATTCTCATCTGGAAATATTATGTAGTCTTGCAATGTTGTAACTTTACCATAATCTTTTGTATCACAGCATGGTTCAACTTACTTTCTAATTTTTATCAATTGCCTTCTGCCATGTATTTTTTGGTAAAAAAAGCAGCCGATAATTTGTAAAAGTTAGTTTTTAGCGGGTGGACCTATAGTTGATGGCTTTTAAGCTAGTTGATAGTGAATAGACTAGTTGATTGGATTTGATAAAATCTAATAAACTTGGCGATGATAGAGCATATGGATACTTGACTCAGAGCGATGACGAAGTAGCTTAGCAGCAATAACAAGTAAaacattattttaaaaataaataaaccATAAAATAAATAAACCATAAACAACATAATCAAAAGGAAAGTACACATCATCCAGCTAATTTATTTTTCTGTATAAAAAAAAGCAAGCATCTCAATACTGAGTTAATTGTGAATAATAAATTGACAAGATCTTTATGAAAAGTATTTTAAAGTTTCACTTTGAGAAATCAAGTTGCAAAGAAGATAAGCCAGTGGTGCCAGGGTTCCGAAGCTGGTCAAGTTGTTTATGGCCGCGGCGTAGTAAATACTCAATGTATTGAAAATTCTTCCGATCCACTTCCTTGGAATTGCGCCGAAACTCTTGACATACTACGGATTCTATCTTGCAGCGTTCCTCCTCAGATTTGGAACGTGCTGCACGTAGAAATCCTCTGTATAAGCTAAGTACTTGTTTTTGCATTCCAGAAAGCTTTTGGCCTCTGGTTCCTCTCATTTCatattcttcttcttttctctGCGACAAGATACACTCCATAGATTGCTCAACATTATGAATTGGATTTTTCATCACAAAGCAGAAAATACACTAAGAATTGAAAAATAATGTGAAATTATAGAAAGAAATTTTTAGTTTACCTCAATCGATTAGGATCGAAATTCAAGGGAAGATGACTTGTGGCAGATTTGCTACGTGGTTAGCTTTGTGTTCTGGAAAAAGAGATGAGAAGAGAGTTTGAAATGGGCTCAGAAATATTTCAGTTGGGCTTAATAAGTCTGGGCTTTGAAATGGAAACTGCATAATCTTGGAGGAACTTCTTAATGCACCCAACGTATTAATAGGGCACTAATAGGGCACCACGTGAAAATAAAAAAATGCCTCTAATTTTTAGAGATGTATCTCAAGACGCATCCAAGATAAGTAGAATTTTAACTTAACGTGAAAACATTCCGAAAATGCATTTTCAAACTCCCGTAACTTCTAAAAATTCATATATcattatttgaaaatataattCTAAATGGCATAACtatataattttattattattacttatATCATAATTGAGGAAAGTTTGTTTCGTTTAGTAGGCGTACACTCCACTCCACAATTCTTGATATTGTAGATATTTTTAAAGTGAATGAGAAAAACGGACTGATagaatttttatttatttgattGAAAAGCTTGTTAATTTCATCCACAAATCTAAAGCAAGGAATCAACTCTTCTGATTTGTTGAATTAAATCTAAGATGAACAACTCAATAAAGTGCTGGTTATAACAGTTCTTTATTAACAATTCCTCTGTACAATATTTGGCATTACATTGCTTGTTTTGGACTATAAAGGACATGTTAATGCTATAGAGCTTCTGTTATAGCATGCTTCATGAAAGCTTCTGCTATAGAACATTAAGGGCTAAGATTCCAGACAACCTTACCATAACTTATCTGTCATCGTATCTCTCTCTTTCTATCGATTTATTTGCAGCAATTGGTTTGAAAGTCCTTTGTTTCCCAATTGCATTTCCTTGGTACTCAAAAGCTTCCCGAATAAATTTCTTTTTCCTgatcctcttcatcttcatcacctgACGAGGGTCGGCTGTTTTTAGTTTTTCCAACCTCTCTTTCCTTCCATCGACATCAGCTTGCATGACTTTACTTCTCTTATCATCAGGCAATAAAGCCAATCTAGAAAATTTCTTGGGACTCACAACTTTTAGTTTCTCAGTAATTTCGTGGAACGCGGGAACAAGGCCGCGCCTTATAAAGCATCCGTTGATAAGTTGCATTGAATTTAATTCAGGGAGATTCGGTGAATCTTTTAACTCGAGATCCATGCAAAACGAGGAGTCTTTTAGCCACATTCGGAGAGAGTGAGCCTTGGCTACAAGAACACCGTGCCGTGTCTTACAAGGAAGAAAAGGCGATCCCATTTCCCAAAGGCACGCCTTTAACGTGCTATCGAGCGATACCATGTTATATTCTGCTGTTCCTGTTATAAGTACAACTGATTTTGGTGACTCTGGATAGCCCTCCAATGAGGCATCCTGCCATGACATTGAAGTCCAAATGTTAAGGTCGAATTTAGATAAGTTTAGACGAATTAAAATGATGCAAAATCTCAAAATCTTACAAGTATTATCACCATGAAAATAACAACATATTTTTGAACACCTTCGAATTTAGAAGCCAAAAACCATAGACAATTTTGAAAGCAATTTAGGAGGGAAAGGGAATTTACCTGCATATGGTCAAGCCATAATGTAAGACCGACAAGAGCTGAGCCGGCAGATAGCTTTCTAAAATCAGCCCCCCAGTCCTTCTCAGCAACTCTGCCATTGATAAAGATACACACAATCAGTAACCAAACAGAGAAAGTAACATTTCCGGAAAAAAAAACGTCATTTTCTATATGCTTACCTGAATATATCACGGCGATAAATGTTTTTCTTGATTGCTAATTGGAAAACCCATGATGCAGTGGCTCGGAGTTCAAATGCCCACAAGAGATCCACCAAAGCGTTGACAAAGTTAAAAGCTGCATTATCTTCCACATGTTCTAGTCTATCCAGACATTGGTCAACCTCAGAAACTAACGACTCGGATTTTTCTCTTAGAAGCCTATATAACATTGGTATAATGAATTAACTAGAGAAATATGAAAAGCAAATCTTCCTCTCAAAAACTTCAAAAAAAAGAAAACTAACCGATACCTGATTGGAAGATCAAATCCAACACCTTGGAGTGCATTTAAAAGATTAATGGCATCATTTGCTTCCTCAGACAAGCTTGCAGCTCTGATAAAGCACGTCCATATTCGATGATCTGGTTCTATGGCTGCTTCCTTCATCTCTGCAAGCTTTTCAAGTCCAGCTTTCACATCTCCTTTTTTGAGATATGCATCAATAACAGAGCTATAAGGCAAGGTATCCATAACTGCTCCCATTGTTCTCAAGCTTTTAAGGACTCTGTCAGCTTCTTCAGGCTGCCCAGATTTACCGTAAGAAACCATTAGCATATGCATGGTTGCAGTAGTGGGTTCTATCCCTGCCTCTTTCATCATGGCTACCAAATTTTCAGCTTTCTGATGATCCCCAGAAGTTCTGTACATTTTCATCATTAAATGGTAAAAGGAGCGGTCCAGTTTATAACCATTAGATCTAAGTTCTTCAAAAATTTCCTCGGCCTGATCATACAGTTCCTGCTTACTGAATGCTGCAATCATGCTTCTGTACGTGTCTCGTTTAGGTTCCAAATCAAGACTTTTCATTTTATGCATCAACGACAAACCTTCTTCTGGTCTATGGTCTCGGCAGTACATTGTTATTAACGTATTATAAGTTTCCTCGTCTGGTGTAAGACCAGCATCTTGCATCCTCTGGTAAACATCACCCATGTGTTTGAATTCTTCAATACTTGAATATAACTTCAGTACAGAATTAAAAATTTGAAGATCGGGCTTAAATCCCGCCTCTTCCATCTCATTCAACATCACTTTTACATCCCTTACTCTTTTGAATCTGCCCAGTAAACCAATCATAACTCTGTAAAGATGCATGGTAGGAAAATAACCAGCAGCTTTCATTCCGTTGTATACTTTCTGCACCTCAAATAAGTTTCCTGCTTGAGCAAATGCTTCAAGCATCAAAAGAATAGAGCTTTTACTTATCTTGAAGTCCATGTCTTGCAACTCCTGAATTACAACATAAAGCTCATTCAGTCTTCCATCAACAATTAAAGCTTGTAAGAGACCATTTACGGATTCTACGGTCGGGGAAGGGCCGTCTTTCATCATTGTATTAAAAATAGCTCTTGCTCGTTCGTAGCAACCGCTGAACGCATAAGCATGTATTAAAGCATTCCAGACATTTCTGtcaatttttgaatatttttgtCTAAGATTCTCCACTATACTTTCTGCATTTTCCCACATCTTTAACTTTCCGTATGTTTCAACGATATCAATTATATGAACGGTTAAATTATCCAGTATAATGTCGTTTTTCTCTGCATGATACAACAAATTGTGCGCTGTCTCCGGGAAGCCGATTCTGCAGTATACAGACACCATACTCAGGTACAGGCATTCAGATGGCTCAACACCATTGAATCTCATGTCAGAGAAAAGCTGAGAAGCTATCTCAAATTGTTCACTCTTCAGGCATTCCTGAATAAGGGATTCATACATCGTACAACTCGTAAATGTACCAAGTCCTCCTCTATTTCTGTATTCCTCCAAGGCAGCATCTAGCTTTCCAGCTTTGCAAAGTATAATGATGAGTGCTTCTGTGATCATTTGAATGTCGCCAGGAGCATGTTCTCTAAAGAATTCAAGAAGTTCGCATGCTTCTGAATATCTAGCAGATGAGCTATATGAGCTCATAATGGATAAGAAAATCTCACGATCCAATTCATAGCCATTGCGGATGGCAACTTTCAACATTTTAGCACCATGATCGTAACATCCCGCCGTAACAAGAACCGATGAAATATCATGTGGGTTCATACCGCTCAGCTCTTCCATATCTCGAACAATTCTTTCAACAACACCTCCCATGTTTTCCCTCACAAGTGCCGGTAACATGACCTCATAAATACCATTATCCAGTGTGAAGCCTTCCTGAATCATTTCCTGATACAACACCATAGCCTTTTTTATCTCGTTGAATCTCAAAAAGAAATCCAACATAACCGAGTATGCTAGATGATCAGCTTTGATATTTGACTCACGCATGCGATTAAATGTTTCTTCGGCCTCTGCTCGCCTCCCAACCTTTGCATAAGCACAAATTAAAGCACTATATGTGTGCAAAGTGGGCTTAACACCTGCATCCAACATTTCTGACATCACTTTTGCAGCTTCCTCAATCTTACTTGCTTTCCCAAGCAAATCGATCAAAACAGTATATGTAACCGCATCGGGATTTCTTTTAGATAACTTCATGTCTCTGTAAAGCTTCAATGCCTCATCGTGCCGGCCCTGCTTCCCATACATGTGTATAATAGTGTTGTATGTCATTTCATCCTTGCCAAACCCCATTTTCACCATTTGGTTACAAATATCCGTTACCTTTTTCGTATTTCCTTCTTTCGAAAAAGCATATAACAAAGAGTTATATGTTACTGCATCAGGCGAAAATCCCTTAGACTTCAATTCTTCAAAAAGATGCTCAGCTTTCAAAGCAAATCCGCATCTACCATAAACCGAAATCATAGCATTATAAGTCCAAAGATCCGGTTGGCAACGGTTAGTCTCCATGTCACTAAAAACAACAATTGCTTCCTTCAAATTAGCCTCTCTAGAACAAGCACTTATAAGCGTATTATAAGTTATTATATCTGGTCTAAGACCAAACTTACCTACTTCATCCAAAAGCTGAATAGCTAAACCAGACACAATAGCACAAGACTTCACCTTTGCATTAATCAAAGTATTGAAACTAACAATATCAGGCTCACACTCTCTTTCACGCATTAAATCAAATATCTCCTTTACCTTATCATAATTACCATTCCTTGCATAAACACCCATCATTGCATTATACACCTGGACAGTATCTTCTATAACTGACTCAGCCTTTGTGAAAATTTCAACAGCAATTTCTTCTTGATTAGCCTTCCCAAGCACACCCAAAATAGTGGAAACCATCCTTCCATTAGGTGCATACCATTGCTGCATATTCAAACACTCGTAAAGCTCAAGCGCGCGGTGCCAACTAGTTTGACCAACCGATTTAACGACAAAGCAAAAATCAGCTGGTGTCATCATAACTCTGTGTTGTTCCAACACATCACCCACAAACTCATCAGACTTCAAACCCAAAATCCTATCAGTTAACATTTTCACTCTTTCCCTCCAATTCATCTCTTTTTCGAGAGCCAATTTGTTCATCCTTTTGAACTTCATCTTGCTTCTACTATCCCTCGTAATTTCActtctttctttttcttcttcttcttcatcattcCGTTTGTGGGTTTCATTTGGGGTTTCCAAAGATTGAGTCTTTTTTACGGAAACATCATTTTGAGAGAAATGGGTCTCTGTGGAAGGGTACAAATCGGAGAGTTTGGAGTTGGGCCATCTAATTGAAGGTGATGCTCTGCTATAGTTGAATTTAACAACCGTGACAGTTTTATTGTCATTGTTATTGGGATTATTGTTGAGTTGTTGTGGAGAGGAAATTGAAGAGGAAACAATAATAGTGCGTCTGTTTGAAACAGAAAGTGAGAAGGGTATGGGTGTGGAGGATGTAAGAGTGAGTAATCCAGTGGAGGAGACAGAGAAATACATCACTGTGGTTTGGCTTTGGAGTATCCTCGTTCATGTTATGTTACCCTATCTGAgcatttgaaaaaaaaaattgtatgTTAAGGGTTCCAAATATTTAATGCAAATTAGCTACCACTCAAAAAATTCATCTATATTTTAGAGATACATTTTTGGAATAATATCACAGATgtatttttgaaatattttgaCGTCTAAATCGTGTTAAAATCCATCTTCTTCTGCATTTCTGATATTTCTTAAAACCTTTTTAAAGtctctcaaattttctttcaTCACCAAGTTCAAAATCAAGCAATCAAGGTCAAATGAACTTCAATCAACATCAGAAACATCATTCAACACTAACGCAAAGtgaaaatttataatttttttatgttttgaaTGATTTTTATGTAAATGAGTAGAACTTGATGATTAAATTAGAAAATGAGTAGAAATTAAATGATTTATAGTTTAAACATAGTGTAAAATATGATAGTCGGCTGAAAATGATATTTTTTTTGGTTTCCATGTCTGCATTGCCGCCATTGACGCGACTGTTGAGTTGTGGAAAATTCCGGAGATGCTTCTCTGGAATTTTTCAACGTTTTAGTTTTCCAGCAACCGAAGATTCATCTCTAGAGTTTtcttatatttttttttttgctttCTTGCTTATTGTGTTATATGCTTGCACTAATTGTCTGCTTTACTTTACCTTATAGGTATAATGGCTGATAGACACGATAAATTGAGGCACGGGAGAGATGCACGACACGCATCAGTGCGGCGGGAGAAAAGTCAACATGTTTCGAAGGCTCATGGTCCTCTTGCCATGCAAGCCATCTACTTATGAGGCTCATgcttctccatcttcttcttcccGTAGAAGACAAGTTTCACCTACCGAAACATTACTCCCTCCATCCTCCCGCAGTCTCCAGGTTTCATCTATTCAGGCGCATGAGGTTGACGAGTTACCCGTGGTACCAAAAACACCACAACCACCTCCTACTACTGATGATACTGAGCCAATGCCACTTCCGAAGTGTGAGTCCGTTGCGAATGCTGAGCTAGAGGCATTTGGAAGAGGCCCTGTTAAGTTTTCACTACTGCATTTGTATCCAGACCATATGGTCAGACATATTTAGGACATAAAGGTAGCATTAGTTAGATTCATTctttttaatttatatttatttttatttacaaatttgtgacattgatttttattttttcagGACCATAATCCGCTGAAGTTTATTAACCACACGCGGGAGATTACTAGTCTGCCTCAGTCGAATGAGGATTGGTTTTAGGCTGCTTTGTCCTTATTTGACCTAAAGGACTTGTACATGATCGGTTATATTACGATCAACCACAAGATGCTTAATGCATTTGTGGAGAGATGACACTCGGAGACCTCGTCATTTTTTTTCATCTCCTGCTTGATGAGACGTCTATCACACTCGATGATGTGTTGTGTTTGCTACATCTTCCGATCAGGGGAAAACTTCTAGATCATGGGAGGATTACTAAAGACGAGGCATTAGAGATGATGGTTGACTATCTCTGGGTTGACCCGGGGGAGGCGAAATAGGAGTTTGATAAGACTAGGGGGGCTCATGCTAGATTTGAATACCTGAAAAAGGTATGTACACAGGACCTGTAAAGAGTACATCAGGCTACAGGTGATGACGAGTAGGTGGAGCTCCACAGAGTACATGCTATGAGAGCATACATGTTATATTTGGTTGGCACTATGATTTTTATGGACAAGAATGCCACTTATACAGATGTCATCTACCTACGGTACTTCCAGAATTTTGAGCGAATCCATGAGTATAGTTGGGGGGTCGCTTGTTTGATCTACTTGTACTTGAAGTTATCAAAGGGATCTAGGTTGAAGATGAAACATGTCATATGCGGCATCACACTACTAACGATAATATTTATTGGTCTTTTAATCTTTCtgtgtcattttcatttc includes these proteins:
- the LOC127120860 gene encoding pentatricopeptide repeat-containing protein At3g18110, chloroplastic gives rise to the protein MYFSVSSTGLLTLTSSTPIPFSLSVSNRRTIIVSSSISSPQQLNNNPNNNDNKTVTVVKFNYSRASPSIRWPNSKLSDLYPSTETHFSQNDVSVKKTQSLETPNETHKRNDEEEEEKERSEITRDSRSKMKFKRMNKLALEKEMNWRERVKMLTDRILGLKSDEFVGDVLEQHRVMMTPADFCFVVKSVGQTSWHRALELYECLNMQQWYAPNGRMVSTILGVLGKANQEEIAVEIFTKAESVIEDTVQVYNAMMGVYARNGNYDKVKEIFDLMRERECEPDIVSFNTLINAKVKSCAIVSGLAIQLLDEVGKFGLRPDIITYNTLISACSREANLKEAIVVFSDMETNRCQPDLWTYNAMISVYGRCGFALKAEHLFEELKSKGFSPDAVTYNSLLYAFSKEGNTKKVTDICNQMVKMGFGKDEMTYNTIIHMYGKQGRHDEALKLYRDMKLSKRNPDAVTYTVLIDLLGKASKIEEAAKVMSEMLDAGVKPTLHTYSALICAYAKVGRRAEAEETFNRMRESNIKADHLAYSVMLDFFLRFNEIKKAMVLYQEMIQEGFTLDNGIYEVMLPALVRENMGGVVERIVRDMEELSGMNPHDISSVLVTAGCYDHGAKMLKVAIRNGYELDREIFLSIMSSYSSSARYSEACELLEFFREHAPGDIQMITEALIIILCKAGKLDAALEEYRNRGGLGTFTSCTMYESLIQECLKSEQFEIASQLFSDMRFNGVEPSECLYLSMVSVYCRIGFPETAHNLLYHAEKNDIILDNLTVHIIDIVETYGKLKMWENAESIVENLRQKYSKIDRNVWNALIHAYAFSGCYERARAIFNTMMKDGPSPTVESVNGLLQALIVDGRLNELYVVIQELQDMDFKISKSSILLMLEAFAQAGNLFEVQKVYNGMKAAGYFPTMHLYRVMIGLLGRFKRVRDVKVMLNEMEEAGFKPDLQIFNSVLKLYSSIEEFKHMGDVYQRMQDAGLTPDEETYNTLITMYCRDHRPEEGLSLMHKMKSLDLEPKRDTYRSMIAAFSKQELYDQAEEIFEELRSNGYKLDRSFYHLMMKMYRTSGDHQKAENLVAMMKEAGIEPTTATMHMLMVSYGKSGQPEEADRVLKSLRTMGAVMDTLPYSSVIDAYLKKGDVKAGLEKLAEMKEAAIEPDHRIWTCFIRAASLSEEANDAINLLNALQGVGFDLPIRLLREKSESLVSEVDQCLDRLEHVEDNAAFNFVNALVDLLWAFELRATASWVFQLAIKKNIYRRDIFRVAEKDWGADFRKLSAGSALVGLTLWLDHMQDASLEGYPESPKSVVLITGTAEYNMVSLDSTLKACLWEMGSPFLPCKTRHGVLVAKAHSLRMWLKDSSFCMDLELKDSPNLPELNSMQLINGCFIRRGLVPAFHEITEKLKVVSPKKFSRLALLPDDKRSKVMQADVDGRKERLEKLKTADPRQVMKMKRIRKKKFIREAFEYQGNAIGKQRTFKPIAANKSIERERYDDR